The following nucleotide sequence is from Chloracidobacterium validum.
GGATTCGCCAAAGTCGGTAATGTCTTCGTTATCCACGATGATGCGCCCACTGTCGGGCTTGAGCAGTCCGAGGACAAGTTTCAAAACGGTGGACTTGCCCGTTCCAGACCCACCCATCAGGATTTTGGTTTCGCCGGGATGGACGCCAAAACTCACGCCGTCGAGCACTTTCTGCGCTCCAAACGCCAGGTGAACGTCTTGAAACTCGATGGCGTATTCGCTCATCGTGACTTTGGAAAGCGGTCTGGGCACACTGTCGTTCAGGCCATGCCGCTCAGGGTCAAAATTAATCGGGTCAGGAAAAAATCTGACACCAGAATCAACACAATCGACACTACCACGGACGTCGTCGTGGATTGCCCAACGCCAACCGTCCCCCCACGAGTTCGGAGTCCGCACCGACAGCCAACGACCGCCACAATCAAGCCAAAGACACCAGTCTTGAGAAAGGTTCCCCAGATGTCGTCATAATTGAGCGCTTCTCGTGCCGATGACAAATACACCGACGACGGGATTTGTAAAAGCGTAATGGCCACAATCAGCCCACCGATAATGCCCACGACATTGGCAAACACCGTGAGAATCGGCGCCATCGTTAGCAGGGCCAGCAAGCGTGGCCGCACAAGTTTGCGAAAGGGATCGGTGCCGAGCGCGCGCATGGCGTCAATCTGCTCGCTGACACACATCGCGCCCAGTTCAGCCGCAATGCCCGAACCGGCCCGCCCGGCCAGCAAAATGCAGGTCAGGACTGGACCTAGCTCGCGGAGCAACGACGTTGCCACCAGGCGTCCCGTGTAGTTTTGTGCGCCAAACGACCGAAGTGTGCCGGCTGTTTGCAACGCCAGCACGGCGCCAATGAAAAAACCGGCCAGCAGGACAATCGGCAACGTGCCAAAGCCAATTGAGTCCATTTGCGCGACCGTCTCCCGCCAGTACACGGGCCGGCGAAACGGATACCGTAAAGCTCGCCAGACGAGTAGCGTGCTTTCCTGAAGCTCGGTCAACAAGACAAGGAAGAAGTTCACAAGCGGTGGAACAAAACCAAGAAATCGTCGGCCCGCGACGGGTTTCGCTCAGAGACACCGCCGACCACGGCACTTTTATGGAGTCTAAGCAATCGGTGTCAAGCCTTTGGACGTACAAATCCTTGAGCGCCAGATGCTTTTTGCTACCGTGCCGCTTGGCGCGGAGCGTCGCCATTGGACATCACCCGGCCATCACCTGAGATGGAGCTGTCACACGCGACTTGCCAGCATGGTAATCCTGCAAACGACCAACCACAAACTGGTCGTGCTGGAGGGCCTGAATGGCGCTGGTGGCGGCAATCGCGCCCGTGATCGTCGTAATGCAGGGGATATTGTACTGAATGGCGGCCGCCCGAATCGCTTTCTCATCAAAGTGGGACGCCTTGCCAAGCGGTGTGTTTACGATCAAGTCCACGCGGCGGCTGCGCACCAAGTCCACGATGTTCGGACGCCCTTCGTTGACCTTGAACACGACCTCAACCGGCAATCCGGCTTCGGACAGCAGTTCTTGGGTGCCGCGCGTCGCCACCAAGTGGAAGCCGAGTCGGTGCAACCGTTGCGCGACCTTCAGCGCGGTTGGTTTGTCGCGGTCATTGACACTCAGAAAGACGGTTCCGGTGCGTGGCAGCGGCGTGCCCGCGCCGAGCTGGGCCTTCCAGTACGCCAGTCCAAAGCTGTCTGCCACCCCCATGACTTCGCCAATCGAGCGCATTTCTGGCCCGAGCACCGGGTCCACGCCCGGAAACTTGATGAACGGAAAGACCGGCGCCTTGATGAAGAACCGTCCCACCGGAAGCATCGGCGGCAAGTTGAAGTCGGCAAGCCGCCGGCCAACCATCAGCCAGGCCGCGATTTTGGCAACCGGGACGCCCGTGGCTTTGCTGACGAAGGGCACCGTCCGGGAAGCGCGGGGGTTGACCTCCAGGACGTACACGATGTCGTCCTTGACCGCAAACTGAATGTTCATCAGTCCGATGACGCGCAGCGCGCGGGCCAGTTGCCGGGTGTAGCGCCGCATGACATCCAAGTGCCACGGTTCAATCAGGTAGGTCGGCAGGACGCTCGAACTGTCGCCCGAATGGACGCCGGCCTCTTCGATATGTTCCTGAATGCCGGCGATGCACACTTCCTCGCCATCGGACAGAGCATCTACGTCTACCTCAACGGCTGACTCCAAAAAATGGTCAATCAGCACCGACCGCCCTGGCGAAGCGCCGATGGCTTCCACGACATAGCTGGCCAGACTCGGTTCGTCATAGGCAATCATCATCGCCCGTCCGCCTAACACGTAGCTTGGGCGAACCAGCACCGGATAGCCGACCGAGCGGGCGACGGCGCAGGCATCCTCCACGGTCGAAGCCACGCCGGACGGCGGCTGCGGAATGTCGAGCGCGCGCAGGAGTGCGCCAAAGCGCTCCCGGTCTTCGGCCAGATCGATGTTTTCAGGTGAGGTGCCAAGAATGGGGACGCCGGCCTGCCGCAGCCCATAGGCCAGATTGAGCGGCGTTTGTCCGCCAAACTGCACGATGACGCCTTCGGGCTGTTCGCGTTCGATGATGTGCATGACATCCTCGAACGTGACCGGCTCGAAATACAGCCGATCCGAGGTGTCATAGTCCGTCGAAACCGTTTCGGGATTGCAGTTGACCATGATGGTTTCGTAGCCGGCCTCGCGCAGTGCAAAACTGGCATGGCAACAGCAATAATCAAACTCGATCCCCTGCCCGATCCGGTTTGGGCCACTTCCCAAAATGAGAATTTTGCGCCGGTTGGTCGGGTCAGCCTCACATTCTTCGGCATAGGTCGAGTAAAGGTAGGGCGTGTATGACGCGAACTCCGCAGCGCAGGTATCAATCCGCTTGAAGACCGGGCGGATGCCGCGCTGCAAGCGGTGGTGGCGCACCTCAGCTTCGGTGCAACCAATCGTGCGCGCGATGCGACGGTCGGAAAAGCCCATCCGCTTGACCTTGCGCAGTTCGGCATCGGGGATGTCGGCGAGCGCCCGTCCGACAAGTTGATTCTGGGCGTCGGCAATTTCCTTGAGTTGATACAAAAACCACGGATCAATGGCCGTGAGTTCGTGCAGCTCGGTACAGGTCCAGCCCCGTTCGAGTGCCATTTGCAGGTAGCGCACCCGTTCGGGGTTGGGCGTGATGAGGTGCCGGCGGAGGTCGTCGTCGGTGGTGTAGGTGGGGAGCCGCGCCGCATGGGCTTCGAGCGACCGGAGCGCCTTCATGAAGGCTTCCTTGAAGGTCCGGCCAATCGCCATAGCTTCGCCCACGGATTTCATCTGCGTCCCCAGGACCGGCTCGGCTGCCTGGAACTTCTCAAACGCCCACTTTGGAATCTTGACCACCACGTAGTCGAGCGTCGGCTCGAAACTCGCCGGTGTTTGGCGTGTGATGTCATTTGGGATTTCATCGAGGGTGTAGCCAACGGCGAGCTTGGCCGCGATCTTGGCAATCGGAAACCCGGTGGCCTTTGAAGCCAACGCCGACGAGCGTGAAACACGCGGGTTCATCTCGATGACCCGCACCCGTCCGTCCCGCGGGTTGACGGCGAACTGAATGTTCGAGCCGCCGGTTTCCACCCCGATGCGGCGGATGATCTTGAGGCTGGCGTCGCGCAGGGCCTGGTATTCACGGTCGGTGAGGGTTTGCGCCGGCGCGACGGTGATGGAGTCGCCGGTGTGAACGCCCATCGGGTCGAAGTTTTCAATCGAGCAGACAATCACGATGTTGTCGGCGTGGTCGCGCATGACTTCGAGTTCGTACTCCTTCCAGCCGAGTACGGATTCCTCGACAACGACTTCCTGAACGGGGCTGAGTGCCAGTCCGCGCTCGACAATCTGGTAAAACTCCTCGTCATTGTAGGCAATGCCGCCCCCGGCCCCGCCCAACGTAAAACTCGGTCGCACGATGGCCGGATAGCCAATCGTCGCCCTGACGTCATCCAAGTTGGTTTCGGGTGTCACGAAGACCGCCTTGGTCATCTCAAGGCCGATCTCTTCCATGGCGGCTTTGAACTGCTTGCGCGACTCGGCCAGCTCGATTGCCTTGATGTTGGCTCCGATCAACTGGATGCCAAGCCGTTCAAGCACCCCAGCTTGCGCCAGTTGCATGGCCAGGTTGAGGGCGGTTTGACCACCGACCGTCGGCAGGAGGGCGTCGGGTCGCTCGCGCTCCAGGACGGCCGTCACCGCCTCCAGCGTCAGTGGTTCGATGTAGGTGCCATCAGCTAGTTCCGGGTCGGTCATGATGGTGGCCGGATTGGAGTTGATGAGAACCACCTCATACCCTTCTGCGCGCAGGGCTTTACAGGCCTGGGTGCCGGAATAGTCGAACTCACAGGCCTGCCCAATGACAATCGGCCCGGAGCCAATGACGAGAATTTTGCGTAAATCAGTGCGTTTAGGCATGGACGCCGCCAAGTTAGGGCTGGGTTAGAGCCATTTTTTGCGCCGGAAGAACAAGAGCATGCCGACTACGATACCAATCATCACCACCCAGACGAAGGGGTAAAACCACCATACTTTGAGTTCTGGCATGTAGTCGAAGTTCATGCCGTAAATGCCGACGATGAAGGTCAGTGGCATCCAGATGGTGGAAAAAATCGTGAGAAACTTCATGACTTCATTGATCCGACGCGAGGCCACGGCCAGGTGGGCTTCTGCCACGTTGGTCGCCAGTTCGATGAGGATGGCACAGTTTTCCTCAAGGCGGATCGCGTGATCATAGACATCCCGAAAGTAAATGGCCGTCTTCGGTTCGATGAACGGGAGGTCTTCCCGCCGGCTGAGGCGGAGCAACATCTCGCGTTGGAGGCCCATGAGTCGCCGCAGTGTCATGAGTTCGCGCTTGGTCTTGAGGACGGTCGGAAGCACGTCCTGGTCGGATTCGGTGAAGATACGCGCTTCGACTTCCTGAATCTGGTCTTCGACATCGGCCAGGACTGGAAACACCTGATCGATCATCCGGTCCACGATGGCGTGCAGGACCAAATCGAGATGCTGGTCCATGGTCGTGTCGC
It contains:
- a CDS encoding MlaE family ABC transporter permease, which translates into the protein MNFFLVLLTELQESTLLVWRALRYPFRRPVYWRETVAQMDSIGFGTLPIVLLAGFFIGAVLALQTAGTLRSFGAQNYTGRLVATSLLRELGPVLTCILLAGRAGSGIAAELGAMCVSEQIDAMRALGTDPFRKLVRPRLLALLTMAPILTVFANVVGIIGGLIVAITLLQIPSSVYLSSAREALNYDDIWGTFLKTGVFGLIVAVVGCRCGLRTRGGTVGVGQSTTTSVVVSIVLILVSDFFLTRLILTLSGMA
- the carB gene encoding carbamoyl-phosphate synthase large subunit, which codes for MPKRTDLRKILVIGSGPIVIGQACEFDYSGTQACKALRAEGYEVVLINSNPATIMTDPELADGTYIEPLTLEAVTAVLERERPDALLPTVGGQTALNLAMQLAQAGVLERLGIQLIGANIKAIELAESRKQFKAAMEEIGLEMTKAVFVTPETNLDDVRATIGYPAIVRPSFTLGGAGGGIAYNDEEFYQIVERGLALSPVQEVVVEESVLGWKEYELEVMRDHADNIVIVCSIENFDPMGVHTGDSITVAPAQTLTDREYQALRDASLKIIRRIGVETGGSNIQFAVNPRDGRVRVIEMNPRVSRSSALASKATGFPIAKIAAKLAVGYTLDEIPNDITRQTPASFEPTLDYVVVKIPKWAFEKFQAAEPVLGTQMKSVGEAMAIGRTFKEAFMKALRSLEAHAARLPTYTTDDDLRRHLITPNPERVRYLQMALERGWTCTELHELTAIDPWFLYQLKEIADAQNQLVGRALADIPDAELRKVKRMGFSDRRIARTIGCTEAEVRHHRLQRGIRPVFKRIDTCAAEFASYTPYLYSTYAEECEADPTNRRKILILGSGPNRIGQGIEFDYCCCHASFALREAGYETIMVNCNPETVSTDYDTSDRLYFEPVTFEDVMHIIEREQPEGVIVQFGGQTPLNLAYGLRQAGVPILGTSPENIDLAEDRERFGALLRALDIPQPPSGVASTVEDACAVARSVGYPVLVRPSYVLGGRAMMIAYDEPSLASYVVEAIGASPGRSVLIDHFLESAVEVDVDALSDGEEVCIAGIQEHIEEAGVHSGDSSSVLPTYLIEPWHLDVMRRYTRQLARALRVIGLMNIQFAVKDDIVYVLEVNPRASRTVPFVSKATGVPVAKIAAWLMVGRRLADFNLPPMLPVGRFFIKAPVFPFIKFPGVDPVLGPEMRSIGEVMGVADSFGLAYWKAQLGAGTPLPRTGTVFLSVNDRDKPTALKVAQRLHRLGFHLVATRGTQELLSEAGLPVEVVFKVNEGRPNIVDLVRSRRVDLIVNTPLGKASHFDEKAIRAAAIQYNIPCITTITGAIAATSAIQALQHDQFVVGRLQDYHAGKSRVTAPSQVMAG
- the corA gene encoding magnesium/cobalt transporter CorA; this encodes MEQHATGRLSLIENVVPPPPPPLADLQRSATLRIHNGAGLRPLPELTETVLRDCWQSRRQRSFWLDLSAPSQAMVQSIANLFGFHPLTVEDALSPEHRPKIDEHEDYLFMVFQSVAGISDETVLPTLGVGHCTTNRLAVYLGVGFLVTIHDRGFAPAEEVAEIVDARDTTMDQHLDLVLHAIVDRMIDQVFPVLADVEDQIQEVEARIFTESDQDVLPTVLKTKRELMTLRRLMGLQREMLLRLSRREDLPFIEPKTAIYFRDVYDHAIRLEENCAILIELATNVAEAHLAVASRRINEVMKFLTIFSTIWMPLTFIVGIYGMNFDYMPELKVWWFYPFVWVVMIGIVVGMLLFFRRKKWL